One genomic region from Manis pentadactyla isolate mManPen7 chromosome 12, mManPen7.hap1, whole genome shotgun sequence encodes:
- the LOC118921829 gene encoding olfactory receptor 7D4-like, whose product MEGGNQTAISLFILLGLAENTDLQPLFGLFLLMYLVTILGNLLIILAIISDPRLHTPMYFFLSHLAFTDICFTSTTLPKMLVNIKTQSKAITYEGCLTQMYFFMIFAGLDDLLLTVMAYDRFVAICHPLRYTVIMNPHLCGLLLLLSWLICLMYSSLQSLMVLRVSFCEETEIPHFFCELAQILKLACSDTLINDILQHFVTGLLGVIPLTGILFSYFRIISSIMGISSAGGKYKAFSTCGSHLLAVSLFYGVGLGVYLTSGTAHPSRKGSAASVMYTGVTPMLNPFIYSLRNRDMKGALRRLFSR is encoded by the coding sequence ATGGAAGGAGGGAACCAAACAgctatttcattatttattcttCTGGGACTTGCAGAAAATACAGACTTGCAGCCCCTCTTCGGGCTGTTTCTCCTCATGTACCTGGTCACCATtctggggaacctgctcatcatcctggctaTCATCTCCGACCCccgcctccacacccccatgtacttcttcctctcccaCCTGGCCTTCACTGACATCTGTTTTACCTCCACCACACTCCCCAAGATGTTAGTGAACATCAAGACACAGAGCAAAGCCATCACATATGAAGGCTGCCTCACCCAAATgtattttttcatgatttttgcTGGACTAGATGATCTGCTACTGAcggtgatggcctatgaccggtTTGTGGCCATCTGTCACCCCCTACGCTACACAGTCATCATGAACCCTCACCTTTGTGGTCTCCTGCTTCTGCTTTCTTGGTTAATCTGCCTGATGTATTCTTCATTGCAAAGCTTGATGGTTTTGAGAGTGTCCTTCTGTGAAGAGACAGAAATCCCCCACTTCTTTTGTGAACTCGCTCAGATCCTCAAGCTTGCCTGCTCTGACACCCTCATCAATGACATCCTGCAGCATTTTGTAACTGGCCTGCTGGGTGTCATTCCCTTGACTGGgatccttttttcttattttagaatCATCTCCTCCATAATGGGCATTTCATCGGCTGGGGGTAAGTataaagccttttccacctgtgggtctcacctcttaGCTGTCTCCTTGTTCTATGGTGTGGGCCTTGGGGTCTACCTCACTTCTGGAACAGCCCATCCCTCCAGAAAGGGCTCAGCAGCCTCGGTGATGTACACAGGGgtcacccccatgctgaaccccttcatctacagtttgaggaacagggacatgaaaGGGGCTCTGAGGAGACTTTTCAGCAGATGA